A part of Bacillus thuringiensis genomic DNA contains:
- the dnaG gene encoding DNA primase, translating into MGNRIPEEVVEQIRTSSDIVEVIGEYVQLRKQGRNYFGLCPFHGENSPSFSVSSDKQIFHCFGCGEGGNVFSFLMKMEGLAFTEAVQKLGERNGTAVAEYTSGQGQQEDISDDTVIMQQAHELLKKYYHHLLVNTEEGNEALSYLLKRGITKEMIEKFEIGYASPAWDAATKILQKRGLSLSSMEQAGLLIRSEKDGSHYDRFRGRVMFPIYTLQGKVIAFSGRALGDDTPKYLNSPETPIFHKSKLLYNFHQARPFIRKRGQVVLFEGYADVMAAVKSGVEEAVATMGTALTEEQAKLLRRNVETVVLCYDGDKAGREATMKAGQLLLKVGCQVKVTSLPDKLDPDEYVQQYGTTAFENLVKSSISFVGFKINYLRLGKNLQDESGKEEYVKSVLKELSLLQDAMQAESYLKSLSQEFSYSMETLLNQLHQYRKEQKVQQKQVKQVSKPSQIVQTKPKLTGFERAEREIIYHMLQSPEVAVRMESHIEDFHTEEHKGILYELYAYYEKGNEPSVGTFLSWLSDEKLKNIITDISTDEFINPEYTEEVLQGHLETLRRHQEKLEKTEIIFKVKQMEKTDPVEAAKYYVAYLQNQKARK; encoded by the coding sequence ATGGGGAACAGAATTCCCGAAGAAGTTGTTGAACAGATTCGGACGTCATCGGATATTGTAGAAGTGATTGGTGAATACGTTCAACTTAGAAAACAGGGGCGTAACTACTTTGGCCTTTGTCCATTTCATGGTGAGAATTCTCCTTCATTCTCTGTTTCATCTGATAAGCAAATTTTTCATTGCTTCGGATGTGGAGAAGGTGGAAATGTATTTTCCTTTCTAATGAAAATGGAAGGATTGGCTTTTACCGAGGCTGTTCAAAAGCTAGGTGAAAGAAATGGAACTGCAGTTGCAGAGTATACATCAGGGCAAGGACAACAAGAAGACATATCTGATGACACTGTCATCATGCAACAGGCTCATGAACTTTTGAAAAAGTATTATCATCATTTATTAGTAAATACAGAAGAAGGAAATGAAGCACTTTCGTATTTGTTAAAACGTGGTATTACGAAAGAGATGATTGAGAAGTTTGAAATTGGTTATGCGTCACCTGCTTGGGATGCAGCAACGAAAATTTTACAAAAAAGAGGTTTATCGCTGTCTAGTATGGAACAAGCTGGTCTTCTCATAAGAAGCGAGAAGGATGGTAGTCATTATGATCGCTTCCGTGGAAGAGTTATGTTTCCAATCTATACGTTACAAGGTAAAGTGATAGCGTTTAGTGGAAGGGCATTGGGAGATGACACTCCGAAATATTTAAATAGCCCTGAAACACCGATTTTTCATAAAAGTAAATTGTTGTATAACTTCCACCAAGCGAGGCCGTTTATTAGAAAACGTGGGCAAGTGGTCCTTTTTGAAGGGTATGCCGACGTAATGGCTGCGGTAAAAAGTGGTGTGGAAGAAGCTGTTGCGACAATGGGAACAGCTTTAACTGAAGAACAAGCAAAACTTCTGCGACGTAACGTTGAAACTGTTGTTCTTTGCTATGATGGTGATAAAGCAGGGCGAGAAGCAACGATGAAAGCAGGGCAATTATTGCTAAAAGTTGGTTGCCAAGTGAAAGTTACATCCTTGCCAGATAAGCTTGATCCTGATGAATATGTGCAACAATATGGGACAACTGCTTTTGAAAATCTTGTGAAATCAAGTATAAGTTTTGTTGGTTTTAAAATAAATTATTTGCGTTTAGGGAAAAATTTGCAAGATGAGTCTGGCAAAGAAGAATATGTGAAAAGTGTTTTAAAAGAGTTATCGTTGCTACAGGATGCGATGCAGGCAGAATCATATTTGAAGTCATTATCGCAAGAATTTTCGTATTCAATGGAAACACTTTTGAATCAATTGCACCAATATCGCAAAGAACAAAAGGTACAGCAAAAACAAGTAAAGCAGGTTTCTAAGCCGTCTCAAATTGTTCAAACAAAACCGAAGTTAACAGGTTTTGAAAGGGCAGAAAGAGAAATTATTTACCATATGTTGCAAAGTCCAGAAGTGGCTGTTCGTATGGAATCCCACATAGAAGATTTTCATACAGAAGAACATAAAGGGATTTTATATGAACTATACGCATATTATGAAAAGGGAAATGAACCTTCAGTCGGAACATTTTTAAGTTGGCTCTCTGATGAGAAGTTAAAAAATATTATCACTGATATTTCGACGGATGAATTTATTAATCCAGAATACACAGAAGAAGTGTTACAAGGCCATTTGGAGACGCTCAGACGTCACCAAGAAAAACTTGAAAAGACGGAAATCATCTTTAAGGTAAAACAAATGGAAAAAACAGATCCTGTAGAAGCTGCTAAATATTATGTAGCATATTTACAAAATCAAAAAGCGAGAAAATAG
- a CDS encoding pyruvate, water dikinase regulatory protein: MDNKIVYVVSDSVGETADLVVRAAMGQFPFAPDIRRVPYVEDTGTLKEVISIAKSNQALICFTLVKPDMRQYLVTEAAKEGVEAYDIIGPLIDQIEEITGQVPRYEPGVVRRLDEEYFKKIEAIEFAVKYDDGRDARGILKADIVLIGISRTSKTPLSQYLAHNKRLKVANVPLVPEVDPPEELYQVAKEKCFGLKITPDKLNHIRKERLKSLGLSDGATYANINRIKEEIDHFENVVGKINCQVIDVSNKAIEETANIIVNAVQNQKLF, translated from the coding sequence ATGGATAATAAAATCGTATATGTCGTATCTGACTCTGTTGGAGAAACGGCTGATTTGGTTGTTCGAGCAGCGATGGGGCAATTCCCATTCGCTCCTGATATTAGACGTGTACCGTATGTAGAAGATACAGGGACATTAAAAGAAGTGATTTCAATTGCTAAGAGCAATCAAGCGCTTATTTGTTTCACGTTAGTAAAGCCTGACATGCGCCAGTATTTAGTGACAGAGGCTGCGAAAGAAGGCGTAGAGGCATATGATATTATCGGGCCTCTTATCGATCAAATTGAAGAAATTACAGGCCAAGTACCAAGATATGAGCCGGGTGTTGTTCGTAGATTAGATGAAGAATACTTTAAAAAGATTGAAGCGATTGAGTTTGCTGTAAAGTATGATGATGGTAGAGACGCACGTGGCATTTTAAAAGCAGATATCGTGTTGATTGGTATTTCGCGCACATCAAAAACACCACTTTCTCAATATTTAGCTCATAACAAACGTTTGAAAGTTGCCAATGTACCGCTTGTACCAGAAGTAGATCCGCCTGAAGAATTATATCAAGTGGCTAAAGAAAAATGCTTCGGTTTGAAAATTACGCCAGATAAGTTGAATCATATTCGAAAAGAGCGATTGAAATCACTTGGACTAAGTGACGGTGCAACATATGCCAATATTAATCGTATTAAAGAAGAAATTGATCACTTTGAGAATGTAGTTGGTAAAATAAATTGTCAAGTAATTGATGTATCGAATAAAGCGATTGAAGAAACAGCCAACATCATTGTGAATGCAGTGCAAAACCAAAAATTGTTTTAG
- a CDS encoding helix-turn-helix transcriptional regulator, with translation MIIIELNKRQEHIIQIVKDHGPITGESIAAQLGLTRATLRPDLAILTMAGYLEARPRVGYFYTGKTGGQLLSEAVKKIKVQDYQSRPAVIDKNVSVYDAICTMFLEDVGTLFVVDQSTLLVGVVSRKDLLRASLGKQDLTSLPVNIIMTRMPNIAMCRREDSLYDIAMELIERQIDAMPVVKDTKQGLEVIGRITKTNITRAFVNLVNNE, from the coding sequence GTGATTATCATAGAGCTGAATAAACGGCAAGAACATATCATTCAGATTGTAAAAGATCACGGTCCTATTACAGGGGAGTCAATTGCTGCGCAATTAGGATTAACACGTGCAACGCTAAGACCAGACTTAGCAATTTTAACGATGGCTGGTTATTTAGAAGCGCGTCCACGCGTAGGTTATTTTTATACGGGTAAAACTGGGGGGCAGCTATTATCTGAAGCTGTTAAGAAAATTAAAGTACAAGATTATCAATCTAGACCAGCTGTAATTGATAAAAATGTATCAGTATACGATGCGATTTGTACTATGTTTTTAGAGGACGTAGGTACATTATTCGTTGTAGATCAATCGACTCTATTAGTTGGCGTTGTATCTCGTAAAGATTTATTACGAGCTAGCCTAGGAAAGCAGGATTTAACCTCTCTTCCGGTTAATATTATCATGACAAGGATGCCAAACATTGCGATGTGTCGTAGAGAAGATTCTTTGTATGATATTGCGATGGAATTAATAGAAAGACAGATTGATGCGATGCCAGTTGTAAAAGATACGAAGCAAGGTTTAGAAGTGATTGGACGAATTACAAAAACAAATATTACACGTGCGTTTGTAAATTTAGTAAATAACGAATAA